The proteins below are encoded in one region of Nilaparvata lugens isolate BPH chromosome X, ASM1435652v1, whole genome shotgun sequence:
- the LOC120354791 gene encoding uncharacterized protein LOC120354791: MSSPSSPSYVLPDSPPAQQRVLNYWQHKAAIPAESSAAAAAPAPLNVEPASPGGEIIIGDSPIHRLAPAATWAPRRVVLTTLSNNIKQKQGKRRSVFDEPEVSGDEEEQSIYSQTKKRAGMDHASSLAPLMKEVEGTGEVELDFVQLINQPVPKPWIPLRELKEDVPYPIIAAREDSNKDG; this comes from the exons ATGAGTTCTCCATCTTCTCCATCATACGTCCTGCCGGATAGCCCACCAGCACAGCAGCGCGTGCTCAACTATTGGCAGCACAAAGCTGCCATCCCTGCTGAGTCAtcggctgctgctgctgcaccCGCTCCGCTCAACGTGGAACCAGCATCACCGGGCGGCGAGATCATCATCGGGGACAGCCCTATTCATCGGCTGGCTCCAGCTGCTACCTGGGCACCGCGGCGTGTGGTGCTAACAACGCTGAGCAACAACATCAAGCAGAAGCAGGGGAAGAGGAGGTCGGTGTTTGACGAGCCTGAGGTTAGCGGGGATGAGGAGGAGCAGTCAATCTActcacaaacaaag AAACGAGCTGGAATGGACCATGCCTCCTCACTTGCCCCGCTGATGAAGGAGGTGGAGGGGACGGGAGAGGTTGAGTTGGACTTTGTCCAACTCATCAACCAACCTGTACCCAAACCGTGGATCCCGCTGAGGGAGTTAAAGGAGGATGTACCATACCCCATCATCGCCGCGAGAGAGGACAGCAATAAAGATGGATGa